A region of the Culex quinquefasciatus strain JHB chromosome 1, VPISU_Cqui_1.0_pri_paternal, whole genome shotgun sequence genome:
gatttgatatcttcggcaaagttgtaggtatggatatggactacactggaaaaaatgatacacggtaaaattttggtgattttttatttaaggggttacatacatgtagaaaatcacaaaatttcattttacagaaaatttattgaatcaacTTAAAAGAGGATTTatatcactcctgaaagtttcatgaagatattttatgattaaagtaagttacaggcgatttcagctgaaaattttgtcatgcgcaaagcgaactgtcaaactttgcgagcgtttttctctgaacaccgagttgatttacgggtgccacgatatctcgacatGGGATAgacaaaattggctgaaattttgggtgaagacttgcaagacatatcccgtgtgcatgacgaagcgcgattttgaaattttgcattttataaaaatacaaaaatcaaaaacttgcgattttttatatgaaaaatataaaaatatttttatcttttttaaaaataaactttttgaaaatcggccttcgtcatgcacacgggaccggtttaacgagtcttcaccaaaattttgaaccgTTTTGGTCAATGCAGTGTtgagataacgtcatgattcgaattcccggacgcttcgaaacccggacacttcatcttgttttatcaattatttggatataggttcgcattatgaatgtcaaaactgtgtgatttgatgaattccaatatcaacttttatataaagtttgtttgaacgctgtagttaatgtcaaaacaattaaatacaataaaattgtaaatttaccaaaaatgcgaaacatttcacttgaataggcgttcgaagcaccgggaaggcacagCAGAAATGTGTGGTTtcgatttcttaaattctaacaaatttttatataaaccatcaattgttttgatgttaactgCTTATTTGAGAGCTAGAGAATgcctttcactaacatttcagtccaaatttgtgcaattcataagttaaatcaagtgtccggaattcgaagcaaaagtgtccggatttcgaatcagtttttagcagtgtccgggattcgaagcacaacaagtgattttaattttcaaattgtgatgaaaaattgttagaaaagacatactttgcatgcattttcttgaaactgactctttatactacatcctgatgatatttctacatttccaacttattacatgattttttgccagctataacaaaaatgatatgctactaagtgtccggatttcgaatcatgacgttatcgtggcacccgttttttgaaactgctaacttcaaatacctATATCTCGTccatgatacaaccaaatgtcctcaaatttgttttgttaacagacgaaaatatatataaaaaaaaagtttatgtttgtgctcaaaccaacctctgacatttatgccgatttacatgtatgtaaccccttaacttgatttgcaaaaaaacacttttttttattttttgatatgttttagaggacatcaaatgccaacttttctgaaatttccaggttgtgcaaaaaatctttgtaaaattttccgatccctttgtaaaattttccgatcttttcgaaaaaaatattttgaaatcaagactagcattttaaatgagcGTAATGTTccatgtttgacccttttaaaatgttagtcttgatttaaaaaaaatcaaaatatttttttggaaaagatcggaaaattttacgaatgtttcatgttttaacattgaaaatggtTAAGTGGTTTTAACAATGGTCATTAGATTTTTATTAGAGATTTCAGGCatttgcaaatattgttcaaactTTCTGTAAATTTGAATATAAAcatatattttcttttttttcccccTTTATTTTCTGAATTGTCCTAATCTTAACACACAACTTGAATGAAAACACTAcatcatcaacatcaacatgtCGTACACGATATTTATTGCTGAAAAAAACTCATATTCAAAAAACTAACGTCTTTATTCCCTTTCCAGTGAAAGTGCTCCAATCTCCCGCCTTCCAGCAGATCATCCTCCCACAACCACTGGCTGATGCGTCGATGCCGGCCGCCGACACTCCCGCCACTTCCGACGACAAAACCAAGAAACCCCAAATGGACAGTCCCGCCACCAGCAAGGACACCCCAGACGATCCAACCCTCAAACTGGTCACACGGGTTCTGGACACCCTGCGACCAGCACCGATTCCGGTGCCATTGTCCGTCGCGGCACCTGCCCCAGCAGCGGTCCTGTTGCTTCCCCAGCGCCGTGCCCTACCCGGATGTCCGCTGTGCGATGCCTCCGTGTACAGTTACTGTGACTTTAAGGTGTTCCACGACGGGTGCTGTTGCGGAACGGCCAATGGAGGAGGTTACGGTCATGGGGGTGGTGGTGGCGGATTTGGGGGAGGATTCGGAGGAAATGGtgagtgactttttttttgatacaattAACAGTTCACAAACGCATACTTTTCTgttgactaacattttaaaagggccaaacattgaatataacgcccatttaaaatgctagccttgatttaatttttttttcaaaatatttttttcgaaaagatcgcaaaatttcacgaatgtttcatgttctaacattgaaaatcggactattagttgctgagatatcgacattacaaaatggtgggttgttttggtgagacttagaaaacttcaattttcgtgtttcttttccttaaagcggttgtatctcagcaacccgaggtccaaccttcaatgtctcttagacaattttatagcaaattttctgaacgttttgaaaaaaaacatttttagaaatggtcacttgtggtcactatttttaaaaatcgaaaaactgcaaatatttcgctaaaatcaaacagttaaaatatcttgaaaacagatccctttatcaaaaaatctgtagagtacttttcgattggaaatttaattttacattaaaaaattacctcaaatttgtttttgcatgaaatttataTTTGTTGTCCccttaaaacttatcaaaaaatctcgaaaatcaaaaaatacgtattttgggcaattgagtttttgtaaaaaaaagttgattaaaaattctgattttttttccgtgtacctagttttttctcaatagccctcaacaatacctacaacttttacgaagacacaaaattgatcagaaaattcactcaaaagttacagctgtttcaatatttacgtaccatttttgtatggacagcagccaaaattgtatggagacttgtatgggtgaaccaatgacacaaaaaagcttctttggtcatagggaaggcccccacaaagtttgagccaaatcaaaaaatacaaataaaatccatcttcggttttggtagagaactgctcatatgcagttactgatttttcagcaatgtttttgttcattgcCGAATTCCATCGAAAGTGATGATCACTGAGTCGCATTCAGGTAtgtattttactgaaatggcaatCCATAATTGCTACCGGATCTTTTCCGGGAGAGATCCGCAAAATGATTCGGCATCAAATTGCATTGATTCGACGTTTGCTTAAGGACGTAATAgactacgaaaaaaaaaacaaacaaactcgcaaacaaacacatttttgacagtttggcagtttACCTTCACTTGTTTGCAGAAACGCCAGCCTACATACATTTGGCATCGTTTGCGATTTTGGCAAACTgacaaaagagcaattctctgagattttggtcattggatttttttgtattttttt
Encoded here:
- the LOC119765183 gene encoding DEAD-box ATP-dependent RNA helicase 30, whose protein sequence is MTHQLRLGRATLLLFITISLADATVPTIDNIVKVLQSPAFQQIILPQPLADASMPAADTPATSDDKTKKPQMDSPATSKDTPDDPTLKLVTRVLDTLRPAPIPVPLSVAAPAPAAVLLLPQRRALPGCPLCDASVYSYCDFKVFHDGCCCGTANGGGYGHGGGGGGFGGGFGGNGLGGYGGCGYQEDCSFLYANSCYEHQLIVNCCCNSPY